In a single window of the Gemmatimonas sp. genome:
- a CDS encoding Rieske (2Fe-2S) protein, giving the protein MSDCTKCRGAGVNRREFLATSSALAITAVLTACGDGIGGSPTGPSNVSTTVTLANYAALGIVGGIAVISGAGTPIAVVRASTTQYRAFSLICPHQGTTVAISGTGFRCPNHGATFNVSGAWTGGQRTNGLFEFTVASNTTAGTITISS; this is encoded by the coding sequence ATGTCCGACTGTACGAAGTGCCGCGGCGCCGGCGTGAACCGGCGGGAGTTTCTGGCCACGAGTTCCGCGCTGGCCATTACCGCCGTCCTGACCGCGTGCGGCGACGGTATCGGCGGAAGTCCCACCGGGCCGTCCAACGTGAGCACAACGGTGACGCTGGCGAATTACGCGGCCCTTGGCATCGTGGGCGGGATCGCGGTGATCAGCGGTGCCGGAACCCCGATCGCGGTGGTTCGCGCCTCCACGACCCAGTACCGCGCGTTCTCATTGATTTGCCCCCATCAAGGCACCACCGTCGCGATCAGCGGGACGGGCTTCCGTTGCCCGAACCATGGCGCCACGTTCAATGTGAGCGGCGCGTGGACCGGTGGCCAGCGAACCAACGGTCTGTTCGAATTCACCGTCGCCTCGAACACCACCGCCGGCACGATCACGATCAGCTCCTGA
- a CDS encoding Rieske (2Fe-2S) protein yields the protein MRTALTGAASIAALSAVGPVNAIAALAPRAPGGSVRYALPAADGVSIDSANEVILCRSNGEVFAFALSCPHQNTALKTMPKNAGFQCPRHKSKYLPNGTFVSGRATRNMDRLPITRDGAQIVVDPDVAFESDVDPAKWAAALVKV from the coding sequence TTGCGCACCGCCCTCACCGGCGCGGCCTCGATCGCGGCCCTCTCCGCCGTGGGGCCGGTGAACGCCATCGCCGCGCTCGCGCCGCGCGCGCCGGGCGGCAGCGTGCGATACGCCCTGCCGGCCGCCGATGGCGTTTCGATCGACAGCGCCAACGAGGTGATACTGTGCCGCTCCAACGGCGAGGTGTTCGCCTTCGCGCTGTCGTGCCCGCACCAGAACACTGCCCTGAAGACAATGCCGAAGAACGCTGGCTTTCAGTGCCCACGTCACAAGTCGAAGTACCTGCCCAACGGAACGTTCGTCAGTGGCCGCGCCACGCGGAACATGGACCGCCTGCCGATCACGCGCGACGGCGCGCAGATCGTCGTCGATCCCGATGTCGCGTTCGAGAGTGACGTCGACCCGGCGAAGTGGGCGGCTGCACTAGTCAAAGTCTGA